In Risungbinella massiliensis, a single window of DNA contains:
- a CDS encoding Imm26 family immunity protein, whose protein sequence is MTYIEIYLDSQNARLHIGFMGLELPAYNINYYYISQDLADYFGVINNYEVEDIVKKKRKESSGRWKIELDSESQCFVARSKRAEDLLELAIWILQRTKALKKEEEEEIRTKAINIMNNWIPPKSQRWKVGDIFVIPLQQEKYAFGQVLQDDSYRTVCALFEHCLGEPKLH, encoded by the coding sequence GTGACATATATAGAAATTTACTTAGACTCTCAAAATGCAAGACTACATATAGGTTTTATGGGGTTGGAATTACCAGCTTACAATATTAACTATTACTATATCTCGCAAGATTTAGCAGACTATTTTGGAGTTATTAATAACTATGAAGTGGAAGATATCGTAAAGAAGAAGAGAAAAGAATCTTCTGGTAGATGGAAGATAGAATTAGATTCTGAATCTCAGTGTTTCGTGGCCAGAAGTAAACGAGCAGAAGATCTCTTGGAGTTGGCAATCTGGATACTACAACGTACCAAAGCCTTAAAAAAAGAAGAAGAAGAGGAAATACGAACTAAAGCCATCAACATTATGAATAATTGGATTCCCCCAAAGTCACAAAGGTGGAAAGTAGGAGACATTTTTGTTATTCCACTACAACAGGAAAAATACGCGTTTGGACAAGTATTGCAAGATGACTCATATCGTACGGTATGTGCTCTTTTTGAGCATTGTCTAGGGGAACCTAAGCTTCACTAA
- a CDS encoding CDI toxin immunity protein, with the protein MNREWRKKRMQELIQQQKQNRPRSYSPLFLECVESLQPDVSILSDSDSEEIYSRMQIDFPFTFWGQVDWNVMSNKHTFQSIDEARSYFEKNMDLSNDRVYILWGYGDDPVLQAKLDSIFSSIELVECIGSDQFLYHPQKAIILELYHEGSITMGVSTSKFE; encoded by the coding sequence ATGAATCGTGAGTGGAGAAAGAAAAGGATGCAAGAGTTGATCCAGCAACAGAAACAAAACCGACCCAGAAGTTATAGTCCGCTCTTTCTGGAATGCGTGGAAAGCCTTCAACCGGATGTGTCGATCCTATCTGATAGTGATTCAGAAGAGATTTACTCTCGTATGCAGATCGATTTTCCTTTTACCTTCTGGGGTCAGGTTGACTGGAATGTAATGAGTAACAAACATACTTTCCAATCTATCGATGAGGCTCGGTCTTACTTTGAGAAGAACATGGATTTATCAAACGATCGGGTCTATATTTTATGGGGTTATGGGGACGACCCTGTTCTCCAAGCGAAGTTAGATAGCATCTTTTCCTCTATTGAACTGGTTGAATGTATTGGCTCAGATCAATTTTTATATCATCCGCAAAAAGCTATTATTTTGGAGTTATACCATGAGGGTAGTATTACAATGGGAGTTAGCACAAGTAAATTTGAATAG
- a CDS encoding small acid-soluble spore protein H, with translation MHVQRAQEIAASPVMANVTFNGERIYIQHVDDHNQTARIFPLDQPEREQTVSLNDLTEH, from the coding sequence ATGCATGTACAACGAGCACAAGAAATTGCAGCTTCACCAGTTATGGCAAACGTTACGTTTAATGGCGAACGTATCTATATTCAACATGTAGATGATCATAATCAAACAGCAAGGATCTTCCCTCTAGATCAACCTGAAAGAGAACAAACCGTTTCTTTAAATGATTTGACAGAGCATTAA
- a CDS encoding M15 family metallopeptidase, protein MEPRSRRASRQKKSDNNGIGKIAAVIVVSTLLIGLAIFFAINQEDKGAKNASEETKKETTPSTTEPTKPSSSEPQIELTEIQMLVNKEHGLDEDYVPPDLIVPKIKFVYQTAEIKQMQRVAAESLEKMFEAAKQDGLPLAGVSGYRSYKTQKILYNNYVKRDGQEAADRYSAKPGHSEHMTGLTMDIAGYSGKCAASDCFHNTKEAQWLKDNAYKYGFILRYPPGKEEITGYKHESWHYRYVGEPLAKFIYEKQITLEEYYETYAKK, encoded by the coding sequence ATGGAACCAAGATCAAGAAGAGCAAGTAGGCAAAAGAAAAGCGATAACAATGGTATTGGGAAGATAGCGGCTGTGATAGTAGTCTCCACTCTATTAATAGGATTGGCTATCTTTTTCGCCATTAATCAAGAGGACAAAGGTGCAAAAAATGCCTCTGAGGAAACAAAAAAAGAAACAACACCCTCTACAACGGAACCAACCAAACCAAGTTCATCTGAACCACAAATTGAACTAACAGAAATTCAAATGTTGGTAAACAAAGAACATGGACTCGATGAAGATTATGTTCCTCCCGATCTGATTGTGCCGAAAATAAAATTTGTCTACCAGACAGCAGAGATCAAACAGATGCAACGGGTAGCTGCAGAGTCATTGGAAAAAATGTTTGAGGCAGCAAAACAGGATGGTCTTCCACTGGCAGGGGTATCTGGTTACCGGTCGTATAAGACACAAAAGATCTTGTATAACAACTATGTCAAACGAGATGGGCAAGAAGCAGCAGACCGTTATTCCGCCAAACCTGGACATAGTGAGCATATGACCGGACTGACGATGGATATCGCTGGATACAGCGGCAAATGTGCAGCGTCCGATTGCTTCCATAATACCAAGGAAGCCCAATGGCTGAAGGATAATGCTTATAAATATGGATTCATTCTCCGCTATCCACCAGGCAAAGAAGAGATTACGGGCTATAAACATGAATCCTGGCATTATCGGTATGTAGGCGAACCACTTGCAAAATTTATCTATGAAAAACAGATTACATTAGAGGAATATTACGAAACGTATGCGAAAAAGTAA
- a CDS encoding M15 family metallopeptidase translates to MRKPFMTASFLLITLLFVYVDREESPYAMSQEKKEVEVPEPSVQADPVLKKESTPIPNKSASPKQKVASSKQSPSIQITSIQRLVNKQNGLPPEYVPPNLSEPRVAFLTQSSERKKMQKVAATALEKMFVGAKEDGISLAAVSGYRSYQTQKELYERYVRQSGQKEADRFSAKPGHSEHMTGLSMDIAGTNGRCVVTSCFANTKEAKWLAANSYRYGFILRYPAGTESITGYKYEPWHFRYVGIPLATFLYEEKITLEEYYQLHVKR, encoded by the coding sequence GTGAGAAAACCTTTTATGACTGCTTCTTTTTTGCTGATTACTCTACTATTTGTCTATGTAGACCGTGAGGAGAGTCCATATGCAATGAGTCAAGAGAAGAAAGAAGTGGAAGTACCAGAACCATCAGTGCAAGCTGATCCTGTGCTGAAGAAGGAAAGTACACCGATCCCTAATAAGTCTGCTAGTCCGAAGCAGAAGGTTGCCTCTTCCAAACAATCTCCTTCGATTCAGATTACTTCCATCCAAAGGCTAGTCAATAAACAAAATGGATTGCCACCTGAATATGTTCCGCCTAATCTTTCGGAACCACGTGTTGCTTTTCTTACACAAAGTTCGGAACGAAAGAAAATGCAAAAAGTGGCAGCTACGGCTTTAGAAAAGATGTTTGTTGGTGCCAAAGAAGATGGAATCTCACTGGCAGCCGTGTCAGGATACCGCTCCTATCAGACACAAAAAGAACTATATGAGCGCTATGTTCGCCAAAGTGGTCAAAAAGAAGCTGATCGCTTTTCCGCAAAGCCAGGACATAGTGAACATATGACAGGGTTGTCGATGGATATCGCCGGAACCAATGGGCGTTGTGTTGTGACATCTTGTTTTGCTAACACCAAGGAAGCCAAATGGTTAGCTGCAAATTCCTACCGATACGGTTTTATCTTACGTTATCCAGCGGGGACAGAGTCTATCACGGGATATAAGTATGAACCTTGGCATTTTCGGTATGTCGGAATTCCACTGGCTACATTTCTTTACGAGGAGAAGATTACCTTAGAGGAATATTATCAATTGCACGTAAAGAGATGA
- a CDS encoding dihydrolipoamide acetyltransferase family protein yields the protein MKEDVRMPQLGESVTEGTIAKWLKQPGETISLYDPICEVTTDKVNAEVPATIEGKMAELLVEEGQTVSVGELICRIEVVGSEETTAKTGTVVQPSTVVDTTKELITDTKVADTSAKKRFSPAVLRLADEHQIDLQLLTGTGRGGRITRKDVLKAVEEGVPEAKTETVATKNEPTVSAPINVPSEPEVEATTPIAPVAPSTPKPMVSPATSEPEDIEIPVTPVRRAIANRMLTSKQEIPHAWMMVEVDVTGLVELRKAKKAAFMEREGIPLTFMPFFLEATIEGLKAYPQLNSVWQGDHILQKKRINLSLAVATEDSLYVPVIHDADEKNIRGLQKSVIRLAEKARTGKLELADTQGGTFTVNNTGSFGSIASQPIINHPQAAILAFESIQKRPVFFESGMFAVRDKMNLCLSLDHRVLDGWVVGQFLKVVKDKLESYSVNHEI from the coding sequence ATGAAAGAAGATGTACGGATGCCACAACTAGGGGAGAGTGTCACAGAAGGTACGATTGCCAAATGGCTTAAACAACCTGGTGAGACAATCTCTTTGTATGATCCTATTTGTGAAGTGACCACTGACAAAGTAAATGCGGAAGTTCCTGCTACTATTGAAGGAAAAATGGCAGAGCTACTTGTTGAAGAAGGGCAGACTGTTTCGGTAGGTGAACTTATTTGCCGAATTGAAGTGGTAGGTTCAGAAGAAACTACTGCTAAAACTGGAACGGTTGTGCAACCTTCAACTGTTGTCGATACTACAAAAGAATTAATCACAGATACGAAAGTAGCAGATACTTCAGCTAAAAAACGATTCTCTCCAGCAGTATTACGTCTTGCTGATGAACATCAGATCGACCTTCAACTTCTCACTGGTACAGGTCGTGGCGGTAGAATCACTCGCAAAGATGTACTAAAAGCTGTAGAGGAGGGCGTCCCTGAGGCAAAAACAGAAACAGTTGCGACTAAGAACGAACCAACAGTTTCTGCACCTATCAACGTTCCTAGTGAGCCGGAAGTAGAGGCAACAACGCCTATTGCTCCAGTAGCTCCGTCTACTCCTAAACCAATGGTTAGTCCTGCTACATCGGAGCCTGAAGATATCGAGATTCCTGTCACTCCAGTCCGCAGAGCAATCGCCAATCGTATGCTGACGAGCAAACAGGAGATTCCACATGCCTGGATGATGGTAGAAGTGGATGTGACAGGATTAGTAGAGCTACGTAAAGCGAAAAAAGCAGCGTTTATGGAACGGGAAGGAATACCTTTGACGTTTATGCCGTTTTTCTTAGAGGCGACGATTGAAGGGCTCAAAGCATATCCCCAACTTAATTCCGTCTGGCAAGGGGATCACATTCTCCAAAAAAAGAGAATCAATCTCTCCTTAGCTGTCGCAACAGAGGACTCTCTGTATGTTCCTGTCATTCATGACGCTGATGAAAAGAATATTCGTGGGCTACAGAAATCAGTTATTCGTTTAGCGGAAAAAGCTCGCACCGGCAAGTTAGAATTAGCTGATACTCAAGGCGGAACGTTCACAGTGAATAATACCGGATCGTTTGGCTCCATTGCCTCTCAACCGATTATTAACCATCCACAAGCAGCGATCTTAGCTTTTGAGTCGATTCAAAAACGCCCAGTCTTTTTTGAAAGTGGAATGTTTGCGGTTCGAGACAAAATGAATCTCTGCCTTTCTCTTGACCATCGTGTGTTAGACGGTTGGGTAGTAGGCCAATTCCTTAAAGTAGTGAAAGACAAGCTAGAGTCGTATTCTGTAAATCATGAAATCTAA
- a CDS encoding alpha-ketoacid dehydrogenase subunit beta, whose protein sequence is MAVMTYIEAVTKALQEEMKRDNRVFVLGEDVGKRGGVFRATMGLIEEFGEDRVVDTPLTESAIAGVAIGAAGYGMRPIAEMQFADFIMPAFNQIVSEASKIRYRSNGTFQCPMVIRAPYGGGIHGALYHSQSIEKLFAGVPGLKIVAPSTPYDVKGLLKASIRDEDPVLFLEHKRCYRLIKGEVPSEDYTIPLGKAEVKRDGSDVTVISYGLMVHYALEAAEKLAEEGISVHVLDLRSLIPLDKEAILEATAKTGKVLVLHEDNKTGGFGGEIASLIAEEAFFELDAPVRRLCGPDVPAMPYNKTLEKEFMLNPEKIANALRDLAEF, encoded by the coding sequence ATGGCAGTAATGACCTATATCGAAGCCGTAACGAAGGCACTACAAGAAGAGATGAAGCGAGATAATCGTGTCTTTGTGCTAGGAGAAGACGTGGGGAAACGTGGAGGAGTATTCCGCGCTACCATGGGTCTCATTGAAGAGTTTGGCGAAGATCGTGTAGTCGATACTCCTCTCACAGAGTCTGCTATCGCTGGAGTGGCAATCGGTGCGGCTGGTTACGGGATGCGCCCTATTGCAGAGATGCAATTTGCTGATTTTATCATGCCTGCATTTAACCAAATCGTTAGTGAAGCCTCTAAGATCCGCTATCGTTCCAATGGAACATTCCAGTGTCCAATGGTAATCCGAGCTCCTTATGGTGGTGGAATTCATGGAGCGCTCTATCACTCACAGAGTATCGAAAAATTGTTTGCTGGAGTACCTGGTCTTAAGATCGTAGCACCTAGTACCCCTTATGATGTAAAAGGGCTTCTAAAAGCATCCATTCGTGATGAAGATCCTGTGTTGTTCTTGGAGCATAAACGTTGTTATCGTCTGATCAAAGGAGAAGTTCCATCAGAAGATTACACTATTCCGCTTGGTAAGGCGGAGGTGAAACGTGATGGATCAGACGTTACGGTGATTTCCTATGGCCTTATGGTACACTATGCCCTCGAAGCAGCTGAAAAGTTGGCAGAGGAAGGCATTAGTGTTCATGTCCTGGATTTGCGTAGTCTAATTCCACTCGATAAAGAAGCGATTCTCGAAGCGACTGCTAAAACAGGGAAAGTTCTAGTCTTGCATGAGGACAACAAAACAGGTGGATTTGGGGGAGAAATTGCATCCCTCATCGCAGAAGAGGCGTTCTTTGAATTAGATGCCCCTGTTCGCCGTCTCTGTGGTCCTGATGTACCTGCAATGCCATATAACAAGACGCTAGAAAAAGAATTTATGTTAAATCCAGAGAAAATTGCTAATGCATTGCGTGATCTAGCAGAATTTTAA